One window of the Desulfatiglans sp. genome contains the following:
- a CDS encoding VCBS repeat-containing protein, translating into MKVENSSVYMASQREFISRDEKQETLRVWVDPPQGKGSGEKITISAEAKCLAGECEPDEDVIENNLTSDAKMTLKALLAEILSGKKFRILDISEYQGNTEEAAITEGNGNAEAPQNQRQGWGISYDKTEAHYEKESVSFVAAGVIKTSDNKEIKFALELDMQREYASYESFSFRAGDAKLTDPLVINFNGTAAELSDVRFSFDLNSDGLDEDVPLLKPVSGFLVFDINNDGVVNNGSELFGPRTGNGFNELAMHDIDANNWIDENDPVYSQLYVWTMDEMGGQSLSSLKQRGIGAIYTGNVATMFDMKEAGNELLGRIVRTGIYVNEGGTAGTIQQLDLAV; encoded by the coding sequence ATGAAGGTAGAAAATTCAAGTGTTTACATGGCATCACAGAGGGAATTCATCTCAAGGGATGAAAAGCAGGAAACCTTACGCGTCTGGGTTGATCCACCTCAGGGTAAGGGATCGGGTGAAAAAATCACTATTTCAGCAGAGGCAAAGTGTCTGGCAGGGGAGTGTGAGCCTGATGAAGATGTTATTGAAAATAATTTGACTTCTGACGCAAAAATGACACTGAAGGCATTGCTTGCCGAGATCCTTTCAGGTAAAAAATTCAGGATTTTAGATATCTCTGAATATCAGGGCAATACAGAAGAGGCTGCAATAACAGAGGGTAATGGCAATGCTGAGGCTCCTCAGAACCAGCGTCAGGGATGGGGTATTTCATACGATAAAACTGAAGCACACTATGAGAAGGAGAGTGTCTCATTTGTGGCAGCAGGCGTAATCAAAACCAGTGATAATAAAGAGATAAAATTTGCCCTTGAGCTTGATATGCAGCGTGAATATGCCTCATATGAAAGTTTCAGTTTCAGGGCAGGTGATGCTAAATTAACTGACCCCCTTGTTATAAATTTCAATGGCACCGCAGCAGAGCTTTCAGATGTCCGATTTTCCTTTGACCTTAATTCTGATGGTCTTGATGAGGATGTGCCTCTCTTAAAACCTGTCAGCGGATTTCTCGTGTTTGATATCAATAATGATGGCGTAGTAAATAATGGGAGCGAACTCTTTGGCCCCAGAACAGGCAATGGGTTTAATGAGCTTGCAATGCATGATATTGATGCCAATAACTGGATTGATGAGAATGACCCTGTTTATAGTCAGCTCTATGTCTGGACAATGGATGAAATGGGTGGACAGAGCCTATCCAGTCTGAAGCAAAGAGGAATAGGGGCCATCTATACCGGTAATGTTGCCACCATGTTTGATATGAAGGAGGCAGGAAATGAGCTGCTGGGCCGGATAGTAAGGACAGGCATATATGTGAATGAAGGCGGGACAGCA